From a region of the Tursiops truncatus isolate mTurTru1 chromosome 13, mTurTru1.mat.Y, whole genome shotgun sequence genome:
- the MC2R gene encoding adrenocorticotropic hormone receptor → MKHIINLYESINSTARNNSDCPPVVLPEEIFFTISIVGVLENLMVLLTVIKNKNLQSPMYFFICSLAISDMLGSLYKILENILIMFRNMGYLEPQGSFETTADDVVDSLFILSLLGSICSLSVIAADRYITIFHALRYHCIVTPRRALVVLMVIWTCCMGSGITIVTFSHHVPTVIAFTALFPLMLAFILCLYLHMFLLARSHARRTSTLPRANMRGAVTLTVLLGVFIFCWAPFVLHVLLMTFCPADPYCACYMSLFQVNGVLIMCNAVIDPFIYAFRSPELRDAFKKMTFCNRYQ, encoded by the coding sequence ATGAAACACATTATCAACCTGTATGAAAGCATCAACAGTACAGCAAGAAATAATTCAGACTGTCCTCCTGTGGTTTTGCCAGAAGAGATATTTTTCACAATATCCATTGTTGGGGTTTTGGAGAATCTGATGGTCCTTCTGACTGTGATCAAGAATAAGAATCTTCAGTCGCCCATGTACTTTTTCATCTGCAGCTTGGCTATTTCCGATATGCTGGGCAGCCTGTACAAGATCTTGGAAAACATCCTGATCATGTTCAGAAACATGGGTTACCTCGAGCCTCAAGGCAGTTTTGAAACCACAGCAGACGACGTGGTGGACTCCCTGTTCATCCTCTCCCTCCTTGGCTCAATTTGCAGCCTGTCTGTGATCGCCGCTGACCGCTACATCACAATCTTCCACGCTCTGAGGTACCACTGCATCGTGACCCCGCGCCGTGCCCTTGTCGTCCTGATGGTCATCTGGACGTGCTGCATGGGCAGCGGCATCACCATCGTGACCTTTTCCCATCATGTCCCCACGGTGATCGCCTTCACAGCGTTGTTCCCGCTGATGCTGGCCTTCATCCTGTGCCTCTACCTGCACATGTTCCTGCTGGCCCGCTCCCACGCCAGGAGGACCTCCACGCTTCCCAGAGCCAACATGAGAGGGGCTGTCACACTGACTGTTCTGCTCGGGGTCTTCATTTTCTGTTGGGCGCCCTTTGTCCTTCATGTCCTCTTGATGACATTCTGCCCAGCTGACCCCTACTGTGCCTGCTACATGTCCCTCTTCCAGGTGAACGGTGTGTTGATCATGTGTAACGCCGTCATTGACCCCTTCATATATGCTTTCCGGAGCCCAGAGCTCAGGGACGCATTCAAAAAGATGACCTTCTGCAACAGGTACCAGTAG